In the Prionailurus viverrinus isolate Anna chromosome A3, UM_Priviv_1.0, whole genome shotgun sequence genome, AGGCTCTGAAAATGTGCAGACTGCCCTTGAACTCAGCCTCGAGCGTGCTCAGTAGATAGGCTTTTGTGAGTGGCCATACCTACAGGCGCAGAGGGAGTATCCAAGCTCCTTCCTTGGGGGACCAACAGAGCCTCGAAATGGCAGGGACAGCTTGCTTTCCTCCAATACCTGTTGTCTCCTATTTTGAAATCatagccccccccctccccaattttaGCTCAGTGCATTGTGACCCAGAAAAAGCACCATCTCTCCTTGCCTTCCTTGCTGGGCCATGGTACTAACGGGATGTCAGTTTCACGTGTGTGCAACTTAAGATACGtatccttcttctttttcttctttcctgctgGAAGGAATGCaaatgtgatggctggagcttcAGCAGCCATCCTAGATCATGAGGCCAACCTGGGAATGGAGGCCACAGAGGGCAGAACAACAAGATAGCGAGGCCAGAGGACCCAACACCATGGTGTGCCACGCCAAACCGCCTACCCTACTGttatgggagaaagaaagaagcatccGCATTGTGTAAGCCACTGATATTTGGGTCAAAGACAAGCTTTAGAGTTAAAATTACcttgacctagcaattgcactactaggcatttatccaagggatacaggtgtgctgtttcgaaggggcacatgcaccccaatgtttatagcagcacgatcaacagtagccaaagtatggaaagagcccaaatgtccatcgatggatgaatggagaaagaagatgtggtctatatatacaatggagtatcactcggcaatcaaaaagaatgaaatcttgccattggcaacttcgtggatggaactggagggtattacgctaagtgaaattagtcagagaaagacaaaaatcctatgacttcactcgtatgaggacttgaagagacaaaacagaggaacagaagggaagggaaacaaaaatcatataaaaacagggagggggacgaaacagaagagactcacaaatatggagaacaaactgagggctgctggaggggctgtgggaggggggacgggccaaatgggggaggggcactgaggcatctactcctgaaaccatcgTCAggctagatgctaactaatttggatgtaaatttttaaaaataaaaaataaagttaaaataaaaaacaacaacaacaacagcaaaattacCTTGAAAACCTCTTAAACTGAGAAACGCAGTTCAAGACAATCCAGATCTTTTAAGTGAGGACCCCACCCCACGCGCTGAGACACTCCCAAATTCCAGACGTGTGATGGAATGCTAGGGAATgccttgggtttttgtttttgtttgtttgtttgttcgtttctGGTGCCTAAAGTTACATTGCAAAGATGCATCACGTCACATTTTCCAACTCTGGCCGCCCTTGAGAGCACCGATTAAGTGTTAGATGGGATGTGCTTTCTCTgatttattatctctgttttatcattaaagaaaccaaggcccagTGAGGCAAGGACCCAGAGCTAGGGAAGGACAGGGCTGTAGCTGGGACCCGCCCGGAGAAGAAGGCACAGTCCTTGTCTAGGTGCACCTCCCAGGAGTGCTTGGCTTTCCTACTGGTTCCTGCTGCTCCAGAGCCAGTGTGCAAGCCCCACGTGGCTTcaggatggggcagggagggatggggacacagggagacaggggcatgaagggacagaaaggggccatccaggggcgcctgggtggctcagtcggtgaagcatccgacttcagctcaggtcatgatctcacggtccgtgggttcgagacccgcgtcgggctccgtgctgaccgctcggagcctggagcctgcttgggatgttgtgtctccctccctctgccccacccctgctcatgctctgtctctctctgtctcaaaaataaataaaaaaacattttaaaaaattaaaaaaaaaaaaaaaaaagaaagaaaggggccaTCCAAACACTGTCCAGATAAGACACAGGCCATGAGGGTGCCAGCCTCCACCACTGAAGCACAGCTCGACCTTCCAGAAGCGAATCTGACCCTCAGGATTCAGCCTGACCTGCAACCCTACATAGGCGCCCAGCTCGAGGCTGGGGTCTCAGGCCTCTACCCTAAGAGGTCAGCAGCATGCAGGGAAGGAGCCAAAGAGCCCGGGTAAGAGAGGCCAGGGAGGATGGGCGGGAAGCCTGGAGTGGGACCAGAGTGGGACCAGACGGAGTCGGGGTTTCCCTGGGAGATGGTGACCCGTGGGAGGTCCCCCTACATCAATGAGACCACGAGCGGCCCCGGGGTCCAGGTTGGTGATCGAGCGCCACCTGGTGGCCCGTCGCGGCACGGCGCCCCCCCAACCTCCCAATGGGGGCTTCCCCAGAGCCTCCTCCCTGAGGGCGCCTCCGCAATCACCCTCCACACCCCCGTTACCCCGCATTTAAAGTCAATACTGCCGATTCCTAGGCAGAAACAAGTTTTCGGTTTTACcccaaagaagaacaaagcaccATTGTAATTTCCTGTGGCTACTGAGCGTCCCACGAGGCAGGGGCAGGGCGCAGCCTCCCCTGGGACGCACGCCCCGCCCCCAGCGCAAGGCTGTGAGTGATCTGGGTGCCCTGTGGGCGTCGGGACTGTCCCCAGCTTGCTCTGCAGACACCGCTCCAGGTgagccagcccctccctgcccagacGTGCTGGGGCAAAGTCCCCCGAGGGCAGGGCTAGACCCTCCCCAGGCCTCTGCCGCTGGGACCCAGAGCCCAGAGACTTCCAGGGCTGAGTTCTTGCCCCTCCTGGCTGCCTGGCGACTGCAGGCCCCGGTTTCCCCGTCTACCTGGTGAAGAACAGTGGCTCGGAACTACCTGGGAGTCAGTGGCccctttgaaataaatgaaagtgatGGGTCCCTTTCCCGGGTATGTGGGCGCCTAGCTGGGCTCATGAACGGAGATGGCACCCGGGCATCTGGCCAAACTGCTCAACTGGCTCGTCCCCTTTAGTCCTCGCTAAAGGAGATGCAGCTACTTTTTCATGtagccccgttttacagatgaggcaaccgAGGCACCACTAGGttcagtaacttgtccaaagtcgcACAGCCAGTAAATCGTGGGGCTGGATGAGAACCCAGCCTTGGACAAGTGACCCCCGCTGACctaagcctcagtctcccctctgAGAAAAGAGATCAGGATTGGCCCGTCCcctggggcagtgagagggacATACAGGATTGGAAAGCATATGGTAGATGCTCATTAAAAAGAGCTGTCATTGTGATACACGCACGAATGGTTCCAGGTGCCTCGGCCCATGTGTGGGCACCAGGGTGGGCGGCGGTGGGCGCCCAGAAGGTCCGGAAAGCCCCGTGTTTCCAGAGAATGCTCCGGGCTTGCCAATCTCAGCTCCTTCCTTCCAGCATGTAGCCGGAGGCCTTGCTCATCGATTCTgctttcaattttgtttcttcctaaaGCCACACACAGGagtttcgttttctttttcaccAGAAAGCCGATCGGGTGACTAGGCCTGTTTCTGGAGCGTGGACAGCAAACCCCCGGCCAGCTGACGTGTCATCCCTTCGCGGCTGCGGACGCACCGAGTTCAGCCACGCAAGCACCCCTCGCCTCGACCCGGCCCCTCCTCTCCGAGCCCCCGTGCGGGGGCCTCCCGCGCTGTCCCCAGGCCTCCGGGCGTCTCGCGGCGGCCACCAGCATGGCCCAGGCCCCCGAGGACCCTGGCGAAACAGGTACTTTCTCCCTTCTAAGGCATAGTGGGGGTTCCCGGTGGggcttttacttctctttctggCTCCTTTCCTTGGCCGGATCACAGCAACGGTAGCCGACCACACATCCCTAAGCGCAGGGGTCAGGAGAGAAGAGGCGGGCCCAGGGACTGGTGGGGGAGGACCTGCTCTGCCCCGGTTAGTACTGTCTGCATGCATTTCAGGAGCCTTCAGGGGCCAGCGCTGTGAAGTTTGCATTTCATACAGGAGATCACTGCGTCCGGCCACCACAGCCGACACTGGGCTCTGAACTCgtgttcattttcagaaataacgAGTTGCTTTGAGAAGAGGCGTCCGGGGACACCTGTGGTCCCCTTCTTCCTCAGACACCCCTTCACTCCTGGAAGAACAGACCAAGGAACCACATGCTGAGCAAGTGCTGTGTGCTAAAGGGCTTGTGGGCTGTGGGCTGTGGGCGGTTTTTTCGTTTTGTTATCATTAGCTCATTTTACTCCTCACTACAATCTTGGAGGTAgctgcccccccctttttttttttaatttaaaaactttttttttttttacatttatttatttttgagagacagagagagacagagcacgagcaggggaggggcagagagagagggagacacaggctccaggctccaagccgtcagcacggagccctacgcGGCTTGAACCcgcgagccgtgagatcgtgacctgagccgaagtcggacgcttcaccgaccgagccacccaggcgcccctggggtagCTGCTCttatccccactttgcagatggaaaaagtgaggcacagagaggccacaTAGCCAGCGGATCGCAgagctggggctcaaacccaggaaaccAGCCATCAGGgcaccaaaaagaagaaaagcggTGTGCTGAGGAGGGGTGCCACCACGGTGCAGCCCAGGGCCGGGGCTGGTTTCCAGGTTTCCGTTGTATGTCCCCCCCCAGGGACACACACGTACTCACCACTCAGTAGCTGCACTTAACTTCTCCCTTCCAGGTTTATCTTTCCTTACCAACTTGTCACTTACACCTCATCCGTTTTGCAACTTCCCATGTACAGATTCACCAGCCCGAAGGCCCAGCACAAGAGGCCAGCCAGCCCTACGGACTTGGCCTTCACTTTGACCTGcttggggtggaggtggagggaggcgAGGAGGCCTACCCAGGGGCAGGCTTTTCAAGAATCAGAACTCTTTTCAAGACAAGGCAGAGTCAGGCTTGCTGTTGACTGGCTGGGGCTCTCCGGCCGCTGGAGGCAGAACTTGGCAGGTGAAGGGGGTGTCCCCGGGTGTCCCGACTGCACTTCACCTGCGGCCGGCAAGGACGGACATGTCTGATCACAGGGCAAGCCTCACGGCCCAGCTGCGGAGGCAGCAAATGCATCACCCCTTCCCCGACCAGTGTTGCCACCAAGGAACCCGGGAAAAACCCAGAAGGCAGATGGGGCTGTTGCAAAGGGCCCCGGGTCTTCCCTGGGAGGGTCttgctttgcatttctcttggGCACTTGGGGGACAGATGTTTCCTGGCAAAAGCTGAGGCTGCTGCCCACAGGGCTCCCTCCAGCTCGCTTTCCTCTGCCCACAGAGCTACTGGCCTGGGTTTGTGGGAGCCTGTCTGAAAGCAACAGGGGCCATTCAGAGCCCCTGGGGTTCTGCTTAGGGTCGTGAAGCTCAGGAGGGGAAACAGAGACCCGGGAGGGATCTGCCCGTGCCCCTGCCCTGGGTCCTCTGGGCGGACACTTGTCCCAGCGGTGGGTCACTCGTTTATTCAAATGCTGTTTCCCGAGCACCCGCTGTGTGCCCGGTGCTGTGCTGGACACCAGAGGTGCTACAGTGGACCCGCAATCACAGCAGGGGGTCCCCGGAGCCATTCTGCAAGGGCCCCACCCGCATACACAGCACCCCACTCCCCCGGGCATCCAGGACGGCTCCCCACAAGAGATGGTGCTTGAGCGAGACCCGGAGGCTGAGTGGATGTTGGGGGGCGTAGAGAGGCGGGAGGGTGTTTCTGGCAGAGGGGGCATTACGTGCAAAGGCAAAGGCCCGGGGGTGAGTAGGCTGGAAAGACCACGAGGGCTGTCGAGGGAAGGGTCCGGCTGCCGGTGGTGGAATTGTCAAGGGATGGGCGGGGGGTaggggggcacagagggagacaagGGATTCGAGAGAGCGGGGAACAGTGTTTCTAGGCCTCTCTGGACCTGGGCTTTGGGGAGGAAGATCCGTGTCCGAATGTCTTTAGCTTTCTGGCTTGGATGACCACCACCACTGATGGGGAAGGGGAGCCCCCGAGGACGGACAGAGGGCGCAGGGGGCGGCGACAACAGGCCTCCCAGGAGGGACTTTGCCTCCCTCCCGCTTCTTCCTGCTCCTCTGCCCTCAATCTACCCCACCCTGCCACCTTCCGCTCCCCTGTGCTCTGAGGATGTCTGAGGGCTgagtgctcccctccccccacaccccgcccctTGCCCTCAAGTGCCCGCACCAGGCAGAGGATGTTCAGAAGGCTGGGGTGCCTCCTCTGGCCATCAGCCTGTCTGGCCAaggtcctttctttctttctttctttctttttaaattattttttaatgtttatttttgagagagagagagagagagagagggaacacacgagcaggggaggggcagagagagagggagacacagaatccgaagcaggctccaggtcctgggccatcagcacagagcccgacgcggggctcgaactcacagactgtgagatcgtgacctgagccgaagtcggacgcttacctgactgagccactcaagtgcccctggCCAAGGTCATTTCCGAGCAGCCCATCTGCCCATCACCGAACAGAGGCCTTGTTAGTGAATGTCTGCTCGGGTCTccgcccctgcctctgccctggacCCCTCGcacggggaccccccccccccgccccgagcttCCGGCCCTGGCTTGATCCCAGGGAggctccattctctctctgcccccctctccttctcccagaCCTCGAGCAGAGGATCCTGCGGGTGCTGAGGGACGCTGGCTCCCCTGTGAAGTCCGTCCAGCTGGCAAAGGAATGCCAAGTGCCCAAGAAGAAGTTCAACCAAGTCCTCTACCGGATGGAGAAGGAGTCGAAAGTCTCCCTGGCGGGCCTGGCGATGTGGCGCCTGGGCGAGGGAGGGACCGGAGAAGTGGTCCCCACAGAGCCGGCCCAGCTCAGCCAGGGTAACCTGCCCCCCGGGGGTCGGGGTGGGCCCAGCGCGAGCAGTCCCGGCAGCGGACGAGCGAGGTCCGGGCCTGGGTTCAAATACGGGCCCTGCCCCTCGAAGGTGCGTGGCATCCCCTGGCCgtgccttgatttccttttcGGACCACCGGACGTGACAGCAGGTCTGGGGTTGCCAGGGGGCGAGGCGGAAAGGGCCCAGCCTCGTGACCGCGCGTGGCAGGCACTCAGCAGAGCCTGAATAGTGACAATATGGGCGCGACGACGATAAGAATAGAACAGACTTAGCTCCTCCGTCGTTCCGCAGGGCAGAGACCAACAGGGCCGGCTTTCGTCAGGCGCCCACAGCGGCTGATGGTGGAGACGGGTGGAGGGCACGCCTGCTCTCCGCCCAGAGAGCTGGGTcggcagaggagaggcagggcGGGTCTGGAGGCAGACTTGTTCGGCCCTGGACGCGGAGGCCACCTTGGTCCCGTGGAGTCCCcgtcccctctcctgcccctccaccccccacccacctttcttTCTCCAGCGGCGAGGCCCCAGCAGGACGCAGCCGCGGTTCCAGAGGAACCTGACCCTCAGCTCAGCGAACAGCGTAAGCACCCCCGTTTCCTTTCAGCTGCCGGGCCCCGGGGCCCCTGACCCCAAACCCTCCTGGGCCCCTCGAGATGTTACTCGTGCCTCACCCACCGAGGGGTCCCCACACGGTATCCGGGGGGGAGGTTCAGCCCGCACAGCAGAGGACGCGCGTGGCCAAGGCGCCATCTCTCCGATCAGTGGCCGACATCCACTGCCCGTCGGCCCCCGAGCCACAGAACGACCTCCGTGCTGTGATATTACCACGTCCTGCAGACAGGGAAACTGGGCACAGGGGGTCCGGGGCTCCCCCACGTCTGCACAGCCAGCAGACAGTGGAGCAGACAGGTTCAAGCTCCGGGGTCCCCCTTAACCACCCACCGCCCTGCCTCGCAGAGAAAGCCATCTATAGGTTTCTGGAAGGCGCCGGGCCCTGTAAGGCCCTGATCATCGCCCGGGCCCTGGGAATGAAGACAGCAAAAGAAGTCAACCCACACTTGTATGATATGAGAAAGAGGCACATTCTGAGTCTTGATGAGAAATCAAGTCTATGGTCGATTTATCGACCAGGTAGGTCCTTACCTGCTGCCCCCAGGTaggtggggcagggtggtggAGAGAGAGCGTAACATCCGACGCGTGGTCCTTGCCTGGGCGCCCTGCCAGCCCCACCTTCCTCGCCAGACCTTCACAGAGGCTTGCAGGGGTCTTGCGGATGGATCACTAGAAGGGGGCAGGTGTGCTGGTGGGAGTGaccaaggagggcttcctggaggagtggCCCGAGATTGCAGCTGCAGAAAGCAAGGGGCCAGGAAAGGAGGTGGCCCGCTCCTAACTGTCTCAGCCCCGGGATGTGGGGCTCACCCTGAGTTTGCTAACAGTTTCTCTCAACACTTTGCCCAACGTGCAGTTTCGAAGCTGCTGGAAGGGAAGGCTGGGCTCAGACACCCACAGGGTGGGGTCCCGGGTGACCCCTCCACCAGGTGCGGCGGGCGCGGAGCCCCGCATTTGGAGTCCACGAGGATGTTCTAATTTCTCTTACCATCAGAAGAAAAGATGAatgttgtaataataataaatggttaATCACGACCCCAGCTTAGATTATATTTGTCTCTCATCCCAACACAGTCGTGAAatgtaattttgaatattttttatggaGAAAGGGACCCACAAAGACACAAGAGGTCAGGGGCCACAAAGGTGGGACGTGACCCTGTGTGCGGAGGCGGCAGAGGCCCCGGCAGGTGCCCACCTGGCCCCCATGGGACTGACACCCAGCTCACGGCCCCCAAAGGGGGTCTCAGCGTCCCTGGCACGGTCGCATGTGACAGGGCCAGATCTTAAACACTGGTGAAAACTCTGAATTCTTAAAAATGTCCGGTGAGCCAAACAAAGCTCATCCAGTGGCCAGAAATAGCCCGTGGATGGCCACCTCGCGGCCTTCTCTAAAGGGAGAGGGGTCCTGGGGCTCAGGGGACGCCCGCAGAGGAGGAGGTGAGCAGTGAGGCTCCCAGGAGCCTCCTGAGGTCAGCAGAAGATGCACAGATAGGGTGACCCGCTGTGGTGACGTCCAAGCAAGGCTCATCTGAGACCCCTGCGGGGCTTGTTAAACACGACGGCTCCTGGGTCCCACCTTGGACCTACTGACTCGGGACCCCCGGGGAGGGGGGACGTGGGGGaacctgtgttttaacaagctccaCAACGGATTTTGTCACGGCCATCGGTATTTGGAACCTCCAGAGAGGTGCAGAGGGCTTGGGTGGAATATTATTTTGCAGATTGTGGAGGAAGAAGCGAGTCCCCCGCGATTATTTACCAGCAAAATCCAATCAACATGATCTGTCAGAATGGACCAAATAACTATATTTCCATTGAGAACtcggaagacatccagattggaCATGGGAACATCATAGTGAAGCCAACCGCCTCTGGGGAGAATGGTGAGTCCTCTCAGAGGCACCCTCAGAGGGACCCGTAGGGGCACCTGCTCCCTCTGGGTGGGGGCCGAGAGGGGGACAttcagccttttttattttttaattttttttaatgtttatttattattgagagacagagagagagcatgagcgggggaggggcagagagagagggagacacagaatccgaagcaggctccaggctccgagctgtcagcacagagtccgacgtggggctcgaacccctaaaccacgagatcatgacctgagctgaagtcagacgcttcaccgactgagccacccaggcgtcccaggggACATTCAACCTTTGAGGAGAAAGGGCAGCTTTCACATCTCCAAGGTCATCCCTTACGGCCTTCCTGAGCATGAGGAAGTCTTCCTGCACACCTGGATCAAACCTCTCCTGCTTTCCATTCATCCCGATAACCTTTGGCCTCCATTTCAATGGGATCTGATATTTTTCCACGAGACATAGCTTGGTTCACTCTCCTCCAGTAGAATGTCACAAGGGGTCATTGTAGTATTTTGTTTGTTCTAAGACACACTTTCCCCCCACATTTTAACGACTTAGAAACTGGGATGCACCTGGCCAGTGGCGTCCTAGTTTTGATAAAATACAATCCCGCAGAAGAGTGTTTATTctatgccaggccctggggtgaGAGGGGATGGAGCCACCTCTCGGACCAGCCGTGGAACACGAGGGACAGCATCAGCCTGAAAGCTGGAATACTCCCTGTGACCTCAAGACAGCCCTTCCCcactctgggccttggtttccccaaCTGTGAAATGAGGAACTTTGTTTTAGAATCTGGATCAATGGTTCCCCAACCTTAGTCCTCCCAGTTTGGGTCATGCCCGTGTcggattattttcttcatgttgttAAATGGTTTCCCTTTTTATCtactcaaatttattttatgattttatcttaaatcttttaaaaaatgtttagttttgagagagagagagagagacagacagacagacaaaggatccaaagtgggctctgtgctgacagcagagagcccgaagcggggctcgaactcaagagccgcgagatcgggacctgagctgaagtcggatgctcaaccgactgagccacccaggcgccccacttgaaTTTATTCTAAAGTGAACTTTTATAGCACTACCTGAAGTTAAAAACCAGGCcatttaccatgaaaataaatactgagaaaataaaGTAATGTCAGGGCTCTAAATGCTCAGTGTTGAGGGGGCGTTAAAGATATGCCAGCGCCTGAGGACACCTGCCCCGGTGGGGTCAGAGGGTGGAGGGCACTAGGGGGCAGAGGCTGTGCTCACTGACTGGGTTTTCGAGTGCCCGGGTGACGTGAGGCGCCAGTCGTAAAAACCCGGGGACCCCCACACTGACTATTCTGCTGGGCCCCCCTGCTCTCCATCAATAGCCTGAAATGCTCATTCTCAGTCTGGCAGCGGCCACAAAGAATTCAGAGGCCTGTCTTCTCCGTCCAGCCAGGactttgcatgtatgtgtgttaGGGAGGTGTGGGCAGAGGGTGGGCATCAGAGGTCATGTTGCTGTGTCCCCTGCTAGGTTCCGtggctcccctccacctccctccaatGGCACCAGCAGATCCCCCGACGCAGAGTTCCCCAGCTGCAGCCTGGGCGCCCCAGGACATCCGCTTGGAGAAGTCTGTGCTCAGACGGGTGCTGCTGGGACATGGCAACGAGATGAGCCTTACCAGTGCCCCGGCCGAAGGCCCGGCTGCCTGCAGCCCCTCTGGCAGCCCCCCAGGTAACCcatcccgcccccgccccaccccattCAGCCCCTCGCTGCACGGAACATGAGCCAGTCTTTGCGGGGAGAGAGGCATGATGGGAAACTCCTTTCCTTCCACCAGGAGGCTGTCCCACAGAGTAGAGCAGGTGGGGTTCTTAGAGCTCGCACTCAGGATCccattccccaccaccacccccgctcaggaaacctcagtttc is a window encoding:
- the ZBP1 gene encoding Z-DNA-binding protein 1 isoform X1, which codes for MAQAPEDPGETDLEQRILRVLRDAGSPVKSVQLAKECQVPKKKFNQVLYRMEKESKVSLAGLAMWRLGEGGTGEVVPTEPAQLSQAARPQQDAAAVPEEPDPQLSEQQKAIYRFLEGAGPCKALIIARALGMKTAKEVNPHLYDMRKRHILSLDEKSSLWSIYRPDCGGRSESPAIIYQQNPINMICQNGPNNYISIENSEDIQIGHGNIIVKPTASGENGSVAPLHLPPMAPADPPTQSSPAAAWAPQDIRLEKSVLRRVLLGHGNEMSLTSAPAEGPAACSPSGSPPVSATTVGSGASFKIPGSKPGPDCKADGIQRVHISSCFLEDTAIGNGNRMTVISGTADPGGVAESEDSRRGPEELDKDAGPLSEGAEPRREFPPDPASSLNTNVSKLISHLEAVTLESRDPHNAEDGGRVDRTPDVASQGEVEPRTDSQPLSERAGERQ
- the ZBP1 gene encoding Z-DNA-binding protein 1 isoform X3 codes for the protein MAQAPEDPGETDLEQRILRVLRDAGSPVKSVQLAKECQVPKKKFNQVLYRMEKESKVSLAGLAMWRLGEGGTGEVVPTEPAQLSQAARPQQDAAAVPEEPDPQLSEQQKAIYRFLEGAGPCKALIIARALGMKTAKEVNPHLYDMRKRHILSLDEKSSLWSIYRPDCGGRSESPAIIYQQNPINMICQNGPNNYISIENSEDIQIGHGNIIVKPTASGENGSVAPLHLPPMAPADPPTQSSPAAAWAPQDIRLEKSVLRRVLLGHGNEMSLTSAPAEGPAACSPSGSPPGSKPGPDCKADGIQRVHISSCFLEDTAIGNGNRMTVISGTADPGGVAESEDSRRGPEELDKDAGPLSEGAEPRREFPPDPASSLNTNVSKLISHLEAVTLESRDPHNAEDGGRVDRTPDVASQGEVEPRTDSQPLSERAGERQ
- the ZBP1 gene encoding Z-DNA-binding protein 1 isoform X2 — translated: MLNLEQRILRVLRDAGSPVKSVQLAKECQVPKKKFNQVLYRMEKESKVSLAGLAMWRLGEGGTGEVVPTEPAQLSQAARPQQDAAAVPEEPDPQLSEQQKAIYRFLEGAGPCKALIIARALGMKTAKEVNPHLYDMRKRHILSLDEKSSLWSIYRPDCGGRSESPAIIYQQNPINMICQNGPNNYISIENSEDIQIGHGNIIVKPTASGENGSVAPLHLPPMAPADPPTQSSPAAAWAPQDIRLEKSVLRRVLLGHGNEMSLTSAPAEGPAACSPSGSPPVSATTVGSGASFKIPGSKPGPDCKADGIQRVHISSCFLEDTAIGNGNRMTVISGTADPGGVAESEDSRRGPEELDKDAGPLSEGAEPRREFPPDPASSLNTNVSKLISHLEAVTLESRDPHNAEDGGRVDRTPDVASQGEVEPRTDSQPLSERAGERQ